GCCGCCACCCACGTGGCCCACCGCCGCAGATCCACCCACCGTGGCCCGATCGACGGCCCAGATCCCGCACCCGCCAAGCGCCGCGGGTACGCGCGGGAAATGACCGGGATCCCTCCCCCCGCGAGAGCGCTGCGCCGTAACGGCCCCCGCGAGAGCGACCCGACCCGCTCCGCCTCcacgggagggaggggagggagggcgaAGATAAAAAGGCACGCATCCCGCAAACCCTAGCCCACTCGCATATATTCCCCCGCCCCGCAGCGCCAggccacccctctctctctctctgcaagaCCTGAAGGAGCGGAGCCGCCGAGCCTGGGAAGAGCCACCACCCCAGCCTATCGCCCCGCCTCCGCTTCCGAAGGGTGAGTTCCTCCGCGCATGgcggccccctccctccctcctcccctcGTAGTTCTCGGCTGCCTATTTCTGGCGAGCCGTGGCGGTCTCTTGTCGTGGCGTATATATAGATCTGCCTGCCCGTTGCTCGAGTAGATCCATTTACGTTCGTTCCCGTTCGGTGCATCTCGGTCTGCCTCTAGTCTCGGGTACTCAGTGATCAGATCCGCGCTTCCTTCCTATCTGGTATGCAGGATCTGTCGTTTGCTTACTCGTGGCCTCCTTTGTTCGTCAGATCTCATGTGTAGATGCCTGTTTTTCCCGTGGTTTTGCACGATCTAGTCTGTTATCATCTGTTTCGCGTCGTTGTTTTGGATCGGGAGGTCGTTGGCCTTGTTAGTGAAAGTTAGGTTATGCATTAGAAGAAGGAGGTCGCGTCTTGGGCAATTAGATCCAGTTTTATTTTGTGCTTCCTGATCTGTTGACCTGATGCGAGATATCCCACATAGAGTTGAAAAATGGTGTTAATTTACTTGGATCTCCTGTCAACAGATCCTCATATGCTTGTACGCCTTTGTTTGTTTAGATAGATGCTAGTAGATTTCTGTTGTACATCATATGCACTGATTGGAAGTCATATCTTGCTCATTAGTTGGTAGATCTTTTGATGTCGTAACTGGAAGAGGTGTGGGTTTTAGTTGTAATGAATTTGTTTGTGTTAATGATGCACTTTGTCTTGTTTGATCCACCCAGCTTAAACTGAATTTCAGTTATATATTCTGGGCTGATTGTGCATCCTATGTTTTGACCccattttagattttttttcctAAATGTGCAACATATCTAGTTTTTTTCGTAAATGTGCAACACTGCTCTGTTTATTTGGCATGTTGCTACTAGTGGTCATCAGTAAATGTCTTAATGTCGATAGATCCAAGTTTTTTTTTGACTGTTACTGGAAATGTTTGTCAGTTACCCATTTCTCTTTCCACTGTGCACCCAAAACAATGTATGCACCCTTACTATTACACATCTATATTGAGTTCATATTTTTTCCTGATTAAATCGTTGTTTCCATGCCTTCTGCTATTATACTGTTTTATAACACACCAATCTTGCTAACTTGTCTTTTGATTTGATTGTTGCTGCAGGTCAGTGATGGCGGACCGTGCTAACCACCCGTCTGTCATGCAGAAGTTCGGTGGGCAGTTCCACCTCAGCTCCAGCTTCTCTGAGGGTGTACGAGCTCGCAACATCTGCCCTTCTGTGCCATCCTATGAGAGGCGCTTCACCACAAGCAGCTACATGACTCAGAGCCTTGGCATCAGAGCCCCAATGATGTCATCTTCTCCACTGTTTGCCAATGCACCCCCGGAGAAGAAAGGCGCCAAGAACTTTGCGATCGATTTCCTCATGGGAGGAGTGTCTGCTGCAGTTTCCAAGACTGCTGCAGCTCCCATTGAGCGTGTTAAGCTGCTTATCCAGAACcaggatgagatgatcaaggctgGCAGGCTCTCTGAGCCATACAAGGGTATTGGTGACTGCTTTGGACGCACCATCAAGGAAGAAGGCTTTGGCTCATTGTGGAGAGGAAATACTGCCAACGTCATCCGTTACTTCCCAACTCAGGTATCCCATCTTACGAATTTTGTTATTTTTATTTCCATTAGCTTTTATACTTGCATGTTGTTAATTGCTTGCACCTGTTGTAGCAGAACTATTGTCCTGTTATTGTTTTCTTCTAGAACTTTGTTCTAATTCACTTTTGTTGTTTTCCTAGGCTTTGAACTTTGCATTCAAGGATTACTTCAAGAGGATGTTCaacttcaagaaggacaaggATGGTTACTGGAAGTGGTTCGGTGGCAACCTTGCTTCTGGTGGTGCCGCTGGTGCTTCCTCG
This genomic stretch from Hordeum vulgare subsp. vulgare chromosome 6H, MorexV3_pseudomolecules_assembly, whole genome shotgun sequence harbors:
- the LOC123403853 gene encoding ADP,ATP carrier protein 1, mitochondrial; the encoded protein is MADRANHPSVMQKFGGQFHLSSSFSEGVRARNICPSVPSYERRFTTSSYMTQSLGIRAPMMSSSPLFANAPPEKKGAKNFAIDFLMGGVSAAVSKTAAAPIERVKLLIQNQDEMIKAGRLSEPYKGIGDCFGRTIKEEGFGSLWRGNTANVIRYFPTQALNFAFKDYFKRMFNFKKDKDGYWKWFGGNLASGGAAGASSLFFVYSLDYARTRLANDAKASKGGGERQFNGLVDVYRKTLKSDGIAGLYRGFNISCVGIIVYRGLYFGLYDSLKPVLLTGTLQDNFFASFALGWLITNGAGLASYPIDTVRRRMMMTSGEAVKYKSSLDAFNQILAKEGAKSLFKGAGANILRAIAGAGVLSGYDQLQILFFGKKYGSGGA